In Streptomyces sp. NBC_00091, the following proteins share a genomic window:
- a CDS encoding sulfite exporter TauE/SafE family protein — MVFGTGAAIGVLGGMIGLGGAEFRLPLLIGLFGFAALSAVILNKAMSLVVVLVALPARLSAVPAAEVAARWPVAVNLLAGSLLGAWAGASWAVRMRSSTLYKVLASLMVLMAAALVLTHTTTLDALALPLWAQIPAGVAAGFGIGVVAAIMGVAGGELLIPTIVLLFGEDIKTAGSLSLLVSLPTMLVAFARYSRDGSFAVLGASLRFTAIMAAGSITGAVLGGLLLGVFPDVVLIPVLAVVLLVSAAKLARHD; from the coding sequence ATGGTGTTCGGTACGGGAGCGGCGATCGGTGTTCTGGGCGGGATGATCGGGCTGGGCGGCGCGGAATTCCGGCTGCCCCTGCTGATCGGTCTGTTCGGATTCGCGGCGCTCTCGGCAGTGATCCTGAACAAGGCGATGAGCCTGGTCGTGGTCCTGGTCGCGCTGCCCGCCCGCCTCTCGGCGGTTCCGGCGGCCGAGGTGGCGGCCCGCTGGCCGGTCGCGGTCAACCTGCTGGCCGGCAGTCTCCTCGGGGCCTGGGCCGGAGCGAGCTGGGCGGTGCGCATGCGCAGCTCCACCCTCTACAAGGTGCTGGCCTCGCTGATGGTCCTCATGGCGGCCGCCCTGGTCCTCACCCACACCACCACCCTGGACGCCCTCGCGCTGCCGCTCTGGGCCCAGATCCCCGCCGGAGTCGCGGCTGGGTTCGGCATCGGCGTCGTTGCCGCGATCATGGGTGTCGCAGGGGGCGAGCTGCTGATCCCGACGATCGTGTTGCTATTCGGCGAGGACATCAAGACCGCCGGAAGCCTCTCCCTGCTGGTCTCCCTGCCGACCATGCTGGTCGCGTTCGCTCGCTACAGCCGTGACGGCAGCTTCGCTGTCCTGGGCGCCAGCCTCCGCTTCACCGCGATCATGGCCGCAGGCTCGATCACCGGCGCCGTCCTGGGCGGGCTACTGCTCGGCGTGTTCCCCGACGTGGTCCTCATCCCTGTGCTGGCCGTGGTCCTGCTCGTCTCCGCGGCCAAGCTCGCCCGTCACGACTGA